From Pararhodobacter zhoushanensis, the proteins below share one genomic window:
- a CDS encoding LytTR family DNA-binding domain-containing protein — MARLPLDKRGALISLSVQDHYVEVVTLRGRELLLMRLSDAIAETGGDVGLQVHRSHWVALDQVRAARREGARGVLTLSDGREIPVSRTYAAAAKAAGLF; from the coding sequence TTGGCCCGGCTGCCGCTGGACAAGCGCGGCGCGCTGATCTCGCTGTCGGTGCAGGATCACTATGTCGAGGTGGTCACCCTGCGCGGCCGCGAGTTGCTGCTGATGCGCCTGTCCGACGCCATCGCCGAAACCGGCGGCGACGTCGGATTGCAGGTGCACCGGTCGCACTGGGTGGCGCTGGATCAGGTGCGCGCGGCGCGGCGCGAGGGCGCGCGCGGGGTGTTGACCCTATCGGACGGGCGCGAGATCCCCGTCAGCCGCACCTATGCCGCCGCAGCAAAAGCGGCCGGGCTGTTCTGA